Proteins found in one Canis aureus isolate CA01 chromosome 19, VMU_Caureus_v.1.0, whole genome shotgun sequence genomic segment:
- the REEP6 gene encoding receptor expression-enhancing protein 6 isoform X2, with product MDGLRQRFEHLLEQRNLVTEALGALEAKTGVDKRYLAAGAATLLSLYLLFGFGASLLCNVIGFVYPAYASIKAIESPSKEDDTVWLTYWVVYGLFGLAEFFSDLLLSWFPFYYAGKCAFLLFCMIPGPWNGAHMLYHRAIRPLFLKHHEAVDSVVRDFSGRALDVAAGITRDAKASVAQLQKDK from the exons ATGGACGGCCTGCGCCAGCGCTTCGAGCACCTTCTGGAACAGAGGAACTTGGTCACCGAAGCGCTGGGGGCTCTCGAAGCCAAGACAGGTGTCGACAAGCGGTACTTGGCCGCGG GAGCCGCCACTCTGCTAAGCCTGTATCTTCTGTTCGGCTTCGGGGCGTCTCTACTGTGCAATGTAATCGGCTTTGTGTACCCCGCCTATGCATC aaTCAAAGCTATCGAGAGCCCAAGCAAAGAGGACGACACTGTGTGGCTCACCTACTGGGTGGTGTACGGCCTGTTCGGGCTGGCAGAGTTCTTCAGCGATCTACTCCTGTCCTGGTTCCCTTTCTACTACGCGGGCAAG TGCGCCTTCCTGTTGTTCTGCATGATTCCCGGGCCGTGGAACGGGGCTCACATGCTGTATCATCGCGCCATTCGTCCACTGTTTCTAAAGCACCACGAGGCCGTGGACAGCGTCGTGAGGGACTTCAGCGGGCGAGCCCTGGACGTGGCGGCCGGAATCACGCGGGACG CCAAAGCAAGTGTGGCTCAGCTCCAGAAGGACAAGTGA
- the C19H19orf25 gene encoding UPF0449 protein C19orf25 homolog, translating into MGSKAKKRVVLPTRPAPPAVEQILEDVRGAPPDDPVFIALGLDDSPGLSQRAEDTEAQREQLYQQSRAYVAMNQRLQQAGDGLKQKCEDLWRAGEELERDVGQVKQVALPGATAASLG; encoded by the exons ATGGGCTCCAAGGCCAAGAAGCGCGTGGTGCTGCCCAcccggcccgcgccgcccgcggTGGAGCAGATCCTGGAGGACGTGCGGGGCGCGCCCCCCGACGACCCCGTCTTCATCGCGCTGGGCCTGGACG ACTCCCCGGGCCTCTCCCAGCGGGCAGAGGACACGGAGGCCCAGCGGGAGCAGCTCTACCAGCAGAGCCGGGCCTACGTGGCCATGAATCAGCGGCTGCAGCAGGCGGGCGACGGGCTGAAGCAGAAGTGTGAGGACCTGTGGCGAGCTGGGGAGGAGCTGGAGCGGGATGTTGGCCAGGTGAAGCAGGTGGCACTGCCGGGAGCCACAGCTGCCTCCTTGGGCTGA
- the REEP6 gene encoding receptor expression-enhancing protein 6 isoform X1, whose product MDGLRQRFEHLLEQRNLVTEALGALEAKTGVDKRYLAAGAATLLSLYLLFGFGASLLCNVIGFVYPAYASIKAIESPSKEDDTVWLTYWVVYGLFGLAEFFSDLLLSWFPFYYAGKCAFLLFCMIPGPWNGAHMLYHRAIRPLFLKHHEAVDSVVRDFSGRALDVAAGITRDVLQTLARGRALVTPAAALGAEPKASVAQLQKDK is encoded by the exons ATGGACGGCCTGCGCCAGCGCTTCGAGCACCTTCTGGAACAGAGGAACTTGGTCACCGAAGCGCTGGGGGCTCTCGAAGCCAAGACAGGTGTCGACAAGCGGTACTTGGCCGCGG GAGCCGCCACTCTGCTAAGCCTGTATCTTCTGTTCGGCTTCGGGGCGTCTCTACTGTGCAATGTAATCGGCTTTGTGTACCCCGCCTATGCATC aaTCAAAGCTATCGAGAGCCCAAGCAAAGAGGACGACACTGTGTGGCTCACCTACTGGGTGGTGTACGGCCTGTTCGGGCTGGCAGAGTTCTTCAGCGATCTACTCCTGTCCTGGTTCCCTTTCTACTACGCGGGCAAG TGCGCCTTCCTGTTGTTCTGCATGATTCCCGGGCCGTGGAACGGGGCTCACATGCTGTATCATCGCGCCATTCGTCCACTGTTTCTAAAGCACCACGAGGCCGTGGACAGCGTCGTGAGGGACTTCAGCGGGCGAGCCCTGGACGTGGCGGCCGGAATCACGCGGGACG TCCTGCAGACCCTGGCCCGCGGCCGGGCTCTCGTCACCCCCGCAGCCGCCCTTGGAGCTGAGC CCAAAGCAAGTGTGGCTCAGCTCCAGAAGGACAAGTGA
- the PCSK4 gene encoding LOW QUALITY PROTEIN: proprotein convertase subtilisin/kexin type 4 (The sequence of the model RefSeq protein was modified relative to this genomic sequence to represent the inferred CDS: inserted 1 base in 1 codon; deleted 2 bases in 2 codons), which yields MRPARTALWLRLALALGLALVGPLPVGWSSARAPIYVSSWAVRVSQGYREAERLARKFGFVYLGQIFPDGQYFHLRHRGVVQQSLTPHWGHCLRLKKDPKVQWFEQQTLRRRVKRSVVVPTDPWFPKQWYMNNKVQPDLNILQVWSQGLSGQGVVVSVLDDGIEKDHPDLWANYDPLASYDFNDYDPDPQPRYTPSDENRHGTRCAGEVAAMANNGFCGTGVAYNARIGGVRMLDGTITDVIEAQSLSLQPQHIHIYSASWGPEDDGRTVDGPGILTREAFRRGVTKGRGGLGTLFVWASGNGGLHYDNCNCDGYTNSIHTLSVGSTTQNGRVPWYSEACASTLTTTYSSGVATDPQIVTTDLHHQCTDKHTGTSASAPLAAGMIALALEANPFLTWRDMQHLVVRASRPAQLQAEDWRTNGVGRQVSHHYGYGLLDARLLVDMARTWLPTQPQQKCVVRIVHTPTPILPLTQVRKNVSACAGRANYIRSLEHVQVQLSLSYSRRGDLEISLTSPMGTRSTLVAIRPLDVSGQGYNNWIFMSTHFWDEDPRGLWTLGLENKGYYFNTGTLYRYTLLLYGTAEDMTARPPGPQVTSSACVQRDTEGLCQECHSSAYTLGHLCLSYCPPRYCKHTQQAVTGGPGSPATPALHVCSSCRASCCPCRGGSPLNCTACPPSYSLREHWGSCSGPVPPNSXPQPTAVGHPRCHRGRAQAVVLTLLAVAFGSPYCAASSTGCPPPGGGLPGAGATPATPPGPAAVWNLETSD from the exons atgcgGCCCGCCCGGACTGCGCTCTGGCTGCGCCTagccctggccctgggcctggccctcGTTGGCCCCCTGCCTGTGGGGTGGTCCTCGGCCCGGGCCCCCATCTATGTCAGCAGCTGGGCCGTGAGGGTGTCCCAGGGTTACCGGGAGGCCGAGCGCCTGGCGCGCAAATTCGGCTTCGTCTAcctggggcag ATCTTTCCTGACGGGCAGTACTTCCACCTGCGGCATCGGGGCGTGGTCCAGCAGTCCCTGACCCCACACTGGGGCCATTGCCTGCGCCTGAAGAAAGACCCCAAG gtgcagtggttTGAGCAGCAGACGCTCCGGCGGCGGGTGAAGCGCTCGGTGGTGGTACCCACGGACCCCTGGTTCCCCAAGCAGTGGTACATG AACAACAAGGTGCAGCCGGACCTGAACATCCTGCAGGTCTGGAGTCAGGGGCTGTCGGGCCAGGGCGTGGTGGTCTCTGTCCTGGACGACGGCATCGAGAAGGACCACCCGGATCTCTGGGCCAACTAC GACCCCCTGGCCAGCTACGACTTCAACGACTACGACCCAGACCCCCAACCGCGCTACACGCCCAGTGACGAGAACCG GCACGGGACCCGCTGCGCTGGGGAAGTGGCAGCGATGGCAAACAACGGGTTCTGCGGCACTGGCGTTGCCTACAACGCCCGAATTGGAG GCGTGCGCATGCTGGACGGCACCATCACAGACGTCATCGAGGCCCAGTCGCTGAGCCTGCAGCCGCAGCACATCCACATCTACAGCGCCAGCTGGGGCCCCGAGGACGACGGCCGCACGGTGGACGGCCCGGGCATCCTCACCCGGGAGGCCTTCAGGCGCGGCGTGACCAAG GGCCGCGGTGGGCTGGGCACGCTCTTCGTCTGGGCATCGGGCAACGGCGGCTTGCACTACGACAACTGCAACTGTGACGGCTACACCAACAGCATCCACACGCTCTCGGTGGGCAGCACCACCCAGAACGGCCGCGTGCCCTGGTACAGCGAGGCCTGCGCCTCCACGCTCACCACCACCTACAGCAGTGGCGTGGCCACTGACCCGCAGATC GTCACCACAGATCTGCACCACCAGTGCACGGACAAGCACACGGGCACCTCGGCCTCAGCCCCGCTGGCTGCGGGCATGATTGCCCTGGCTCTGGAGGCCAA cccattCTTGACATGGAGGGACATGCAGCACCTGGTGGTCCGCGCGTCGAGGCCAGCACAGCTCCAGGCCGAGGACTGGAGGACCAACGGTGTGGGGCGCCAAG TGAGCCACCACTATGGCTATGGGCTGCTGGACGCCAGGCTGCTGGTGGACATGGCTCGAACGTGGCTGCCCACACAACCCCAGCAGAAATGCGTCGTTCGGATCGTCCACACCCCCAC CCCCATCCTGCCGCTGACGCAAGTGAGGAAGAACGTGTCGGCCTGCGCGGGCCGCGCCAACTACATCCGCTCCCTGGAGCACGTGCAGGTGCAGCTGTCTCTGTCCTACAGCCGCCGGGGGGACCTGGAGATCTCGCTCACCAGCCCCATGGGCACCCGCTCCACGCTCGTGGCCATCAG aCCCTTGGATGTCAGCGGCCAAGGCTACAACAACTGGATCTTCATGTCCACCCACTTCTGGGACGAGGACCCGCGGGGCCTGTGGACCCTGGGCCTGGAAAACAAAGGCTACTATTTCAACACGG GGACGCTGTACCGCTACACGCTGCTGCTCTACGGGACTGCCGAGGACATGACGGCGcggcccccgggc ccccaggTGACCAGCAGCGCGTGTGTGCAGCGGGACACAGAGGGGCTGTGCCAGG AATGCCACAGCTCCGCCTACACCCTGGGCCACCTCTGCCTTTCCTACTGCCCTCCGAGGTACTGCAAGCACACCCAGCAGGCGGTGACCGGCGGGCCTGGGAGCCCGGCCACACCCGCGCTGCACGTCTGCTCCAGCTGCCGCgcctcc tgctgcccctgccgCGGCGGCTCGCCGCTCAACTGCACCGCCTGTCCCCCGTCGTACTCGCTGCGTGAGCATTGGGGCTCCTGCTCGGGACCTGTGCCTCCCAACA CCCCGCAGCCCACCGCAGTCGGCCACCCCAGGTGCCACCGTGGCCGTGCCCAGGCCGTGGTATTGACGCTGCTGGCCGTGGCCTTCGGGAGCCCTTACTGTGCCGCATCCTCTACAGGCTGCCCGCCGCCAGGTGGGGGCCTCCCCGGCGCTGGGgccacccccgccacccccccaggTCCAGCTGCTGTCTGGAACCTAGAGACATCTGACTAG